A stretch of the Desulforamulus ferrireducens genome encodes the following:
- a CDS encoding flavin reductase family protein, with product MANKGIVYIWKCMVCGAKHYGKNPPASCKKCSCEANRYVLVPKSSQGNEEWELQNYLGLPGLNNLLYLIGTSRKGIPNAMCCSSVTQISFGPPLVAVAINKNTLTHDNIKETGVFSLMPLGRSQTKLAHHFGRNSGRQMDKFVDYKYQPTSTGCPIIEGCDSYYHCQVDHHTTIELASHTLFVAQILEAVVKASEPPLTYLDYTREMSGS from the coding sequence ATGGCCAATAAAGGCATAGTTTATATATGGAAATGTATGGTTTGTGGTGCTAAACATTATGGTAAAAATCCGCCGGCCAGTTGTAAAAAATGTAGTTGTGAGGCAAACCGCTATGTATTGGTACCTAAAAGCAGTCAAGGAAATGAAGAGTGGGAACTGCAAAACTACCTTGGCCTTCCTGGCTTAAACAATCTACTATACCTCATTGGTACCTCTCGCAAAGGTATTCCTAATGCCATGTGTTGCAGTAGTGTTACACAGATCTCCTTTGGTCCGCCCCTGGTGGCTGTGGCTATCAATAAAAACACCCTAACCCACGACAATATTAAAGAAACCGGTGTGTTTTCCTTAATGCCCCTGGGTCGCAGTCAAACCAAGCTGGCCCATCACTTTGGTCGAAATTCAGGCCGCCAAATGGACAAATTTGTGGATTATAAGTATCAGCCAACCAGTACCGGTTGCCCCATTATTGAAGGGTGTGACAGCTATTATCATTGCCAGGTAGATCATCATACTACCATTGAGCTAGCAAGTCATACCTTGTTTGTAGCCCAAATTTTAGAGGCAGTGGTTAAGGCAAGTGAACCACCGTTAACTTACTTGGATTATACAAGGGAAATGTCAGGTTCTTAA
- a CDS encoding L,D-transpeptidase family protein, which translates to MSFLICPSEAKAQQNSMIIINKKTNQLGFYQNGNLVKVFPVATGRQRSFTPEGQFRIINKIVNPPYYKQNIPGGSPRNPLGPRWLGLSAPGGPYGIHGNNNPNSIGTYASAGCIRLHNQDILWLYDQVAVGTPVIIVWNDTDLKAGFVDNTPIKVYLNKELLSLDDQYKTFSRDNRPYIPLKLVCKYLNCNLSWDEQANVINLQSQDFMAELRPNSQHASVYGQAISLTEPPLVLEGTTYLTKSTIEELFHIQVDWLPETREFHLTMNISPQVISQEPNSAGSEAQQQNEVMPEMVSRKFYGRKI; encoded by the coding sequence ATGTCTTTTCTTATTTGCCCGTCTGAAGCAAAGGCTCAGCAAAACAGCATGATTATTATCAATAAGAAGACAAACCAACTGGGCTTTTATCAAAACGGTAATTTAGTGAAGGTGTTCCCAGTGGCCACCGGCCGTCAAAGAAGTTTCACCCCTGAAGGACAATTTAGAATTATAAACAAAATTGTTAACCCACCCTATTATAAACAAAATATTCCCGGTGGTAGCCCCCGTAACCCATTAGGTCCCCGTTGGTTAGGTCTCAGCGCACCTGGTGGTCCCTATGGCATTCATGGCAATAACAATCCCAACTCCATTGGCACTTATGCCTCTGCCGGCTGTATTCGTTTACACAACCAGGATATCCTATGGCTATATGATCAAGTAGCAGTGGGGACTCCAGTCATTATTGTCTGGAACGATACAGATTTAAAGGCGGGGTTTGTCGACAACACTCCTATCAAAGTATATCTCAATAAAGAATTGCTTAGCCTGGATGACCAATATAAAACCTTCTCCAGGGATAACAGACCGTATATTCCTTTAAAGCTAGTTTGCAAGTATTTAAACTGCAACCTAAGCTGGGATGAACAAGCCAACGTAATTAATTTGCAATCGCAGGATTTTATGGCAGAATTACGGCCAAACAGTCAGCATGCAAGTGTTTATGGCCAGGCTATCTCTCTTACAGAACCTCCACTTGTTTTAGAAGGGACCACCTATTTAACCAAATCTACCATAGAAGAACTTTTCCATATACAAGTGGATTGGTTACCTGAAACCCGTGAGTTTCACCTAACCATGAACATTTCTCCCCAGGTGATTAGCCAGGAACCCAACTCTGCCGGTTCGGAAGCACAACAACAAAATGAGGTAATGCCAGAGATGGTTTCCCGAAAATTTTACGGCAGGAAAATTTAA
- a CDS encoding MarR family winged helix-turn-helix transcriptional regulator: MLLNLIRGLYKALDNDWRKAAAEVGLTPCQQHLLWILSFKNGSTLTELSEIGVWHVSTVMSMVERMERNGLVSKEVDSNDARTKRIFITEKGRRVRQETLKGEGHFRLLALLNNMKEKEVEEGTKILQYLVSELLGERFLEFVHTSAEQILNNKENLALE; encoded by the coding sequence GTGCTTTTAAATTTAATCCGCGGACTTTATAAAGCGCTGGATAACGATTGGAGAAAAGCGGCCGCGGAGGTAGGTCTAACCCCCTGTCAGCAACATTTGCTATGGATTCTATCCTTTAAAAATGGCAGCACTCTGACGGAACTAAGTGAAATTGGTGTTTGGCATGTTTCCACAGTCATGAGTATGGTTGAACGGATGGAAAGAAACGGATTGGTTAGCAAGGAAGTGGACAGTAACGATGCCCGGACAAAGCGTATTTTTATTACTGAAAAGGGTCGTCGAGTCAGACAAGAAACTTTAAAGGGAGAAGGACATTTCAGGCTACTTGCTCTCCTAAACAATATGAAAGAAAAAGAAGTTGAAGAGGGAACCAAAATATTGCAATATCTGGTGTCCGAGCTGCTTGGCGAAAGATTTCTTGAGTTTGTCCATACATCGGCAGAACAAATCTTGAATAATAAGGAAAACCTTGCGCTAGAATAA
- a CDS encoding CBS and ACT domain-containing protein, protein MFVKDCMTTSPITIAKSTPILEALEKMKKLKIRQLPVTDKGKLVGLVTERELLTVTPSPATTLSIFEMNYLLSKMVVGEVMVKDPITVSPETTIEEAALIMRENKIGCLLVLEEEELTGIITQTDIFDAFIDFFGIRKAGARLVLEIRDRVGAIADITEIMKSMNVNIRAMVVHRRNNDLFHIIVRVNTVEPEGLVKELEAKGFPVISVS, encoded by the coding sequence GTGTTTGTTAAGGATTGTATGACTACTTCACCCATTACCATTGCCAAGAGCACGCCTATCTTAGAAGCTCTGGAAAAAATGAAAAAGTTAAAGATTCGCCAATTACCCGTTACTGATAAGGGTAAATTGGTTGGCTTGGTTACAGAAAGAGAGCTATTAACAGTTACTCCTTCACCTGCCACCACCCTCAGCATTTTTGAAATGAACTATCTGCTTTCTAAAATGGTAGTAGGAGAAGTTATGGTGAAGGACCCGATCACCGTATCACCGGAAACTACCATTGAAGAAGCTGCTCTTATTATGAGAGAGAATAAGATTGGTTGCCTACTGGTCTTAGAGGAAGAGGAATTAACCGGCATTATTACTCAAACGGATATCTTTGATGCATTTATCGATTTCTTTGGTATCAGGAAAGCCGGTGCCAGACTGGTATTGGAGATTCGTGACAGAGTAGGGGCCATAGCTGATATCACAGAGATCATGAAGTCTATGAACGTCAACATTAGGGCCATGGTTGTTCATCGGAGGAATAATGACTTATTCCATATAATTGTCAGGGTAAACACAGTTGAACCAGAAGGACTGGTTAAAGAGTTAGAAGCCAAAGGCTTTCCCGTCATATCAGTTAGCTAA
- a CDS encoding alpha-hydroxy-acid oxidizing protein, which produces MDLQTVRSQAKDKLKGYCRVCPVCDGRACAGEVPGMGGTGTGISFRNNLTALASYSLNMRTLHGVSNPSTETELFGTKLSSPIMGAPMTGTPYNMGGAISEREFIGMIVSGSVQAGTLGWTGDGADPAMYTSGLEAIAQEKGRGIPIIKPREQKVIIDCIRRAEEAGALALGVDIDGAGLVTMALKGQPVGPKTKEEIQELVAATKLPFILKGIMTVDEAIMAVEAGVSAIVVSNHGGRILDFTPGAASVLPAIADAVKGKVTILADGGVRTGVDVLKLLALGADGVLVGRPLVVGAFGGGAAGVKLLLDKMTAELKQAMILTGCQNIKDIDSRVIYQA; this is translated from the coding sequence ATGGATTTACAAACAGTTAGGTCCCAAGCAAAGGATAAACTTAAAGGCTACTGCCGGGTTTGTCCGGTTTGCGACGGTCGGGCTTGTGCGGGCGAGGTTCCCGGTATGGGCGGCACCGGCACCGGTATAAGTTTTCGGAATAATTTAACTGCCCTTGCTTCCTATAGTTTAAATATGCGCACCCTGCACGGTGTCAGTAATCCCAGTACCGAAACAGAACTCTTTGGTACCAAGCTGTCCAGCCCTATTATGGGAGCACCAATGACAGGAACTCCTTACAACATGGGCGGCGCCATTAGCGAGCGAGAATTTATCGGTATGATTGTATCCGGCAGTGTTCAGGCGGGTACCTTGGGCTGGACCGGGGACGGCGCTGACCCAGCCATGTATACCTCTGGCTTAGAGGCTATTGCCCAGGAAAAGGGCAGAGGTATTCCCATTATCAAGCCCCGTGAACAAAAGGTAATCATTGATTGCATACGTCGGGCAGAAGAAGCAGGTGCACTGGCCCTGGGTGTAGATATTGACGGTGCTGGTTTGGTGACCATGGCTTTAAAGGGTCAACCTGTGGGCCCCAAAACTAAAGAGGAGATCCAGGAGTTAGTTGCTGCCACTAAACTGCCCTTTATTTTAAAAGGTATTATGACCGTGGATGAAGCAATAATGGCTGTGGAGGCTGGCGTTAGCGCCATTGTCGTTTCAAACCATGGTGGTCGTATTCTTGATTTTACACCGGGAGCAGCCAGCGTACTTCCCGCCATTGCTGACGCAGTGAAGGGTAAGGTTACTATTTTGGCAGATGGAGGAGTTCGCACCGGCGTGGATGTACTAAAACTTCTCGCTTTGGGTGCTGATGGAGTTTTAGTGGGCAGACCGCTGGTGGTAGGTGCCTTCGGTGGTGGTGCAGCAGGTGTTAAACTGTTGCTGGACAAAATGACTGCTGAATTAAAACAAGCAATGATTCTAACCGGCTGCCAGAATATCAAGGATATTGATAGCAGGGTAATATATCAGGCTTAA